From one Nitrospirota bacterium genomic stretch:
- a CDS encoding cysteine--tRNA ligase, whose product MIRLYNTLTGKKEEFKPLVSGHVGIYVCGVTVYDVCHIGHARSALVFDVIRRYLEYLNFKVLFVKNFTDIDDKIIVRAQRDGVEWSGVAGKYIDEYHRDMDLLGVRKADIEPKATDHIGEMQEIISELVKTGYAYAREGNVYYRVKSFKDYGKLSKRDIEEMLAGARVEVDERKEDPLDFALWKSSKPGEPEWSSPWGGGRPGWHIECSAMSMKYLGQTFDIHGGGKDLIFPHHENEIAQSEASSGRRLATYWIHNGFVNVNQEKMSKSLGNFFTIKEVFDKYPYSQAVTSEVLRYFLISNHYRSPVDFSDYGMKSSHAALDGFYTTLQKVKEACNGTVEDSPDDDSIISAIEICKKEIIEAMDDDFNTAAAIGSLQKLRREVNTNIEYGLSRNTSGKISDLFSTFNAITGLFSIEPVKWEFLKIEINAEAGNCKVEGADANFNISFSDDDIRKLIMEREDARRRKDWKLSDEIRMTLSAAGIILEDRPDGTTRIKR is encoded by the coding sequence ATGATCAGGCTTTACAATACATTAACTGGTAAGAAAGAGGAGTTTAAACCACTGGTATCCGGCCATGTCGGCATTTATGTCTGCGGCGTGACTGTATATGATGTATGCCATATAGGACACGCAAGGAGTGCTCTGGTATTTGATGTTATCAGGAGATATCTCGAATATCTTAATTTCAAGGTCTTATTCGTGAAAAATTTTACAGATATAGATGACAAGATTATTGTCAGGGCTCAAAGGGACGGGGTAGAGTGGAGTGGTGTCGCCGGGAAATATATAGATGAGTATCACAGGGACATGGATCTGCTGGGGGTCAGGAAGGCAGATATAGAACCTAAGGCAACTGATCACATCGGAGAGATGCAGGAGATCATCAGTGAATTAGTGAAGACTGGATATGCTTACGCAAGAGAGGGCAATGTATATTACAGGGTGAAGAGTTTCAAGGATTATGGAAAGCTTTCTAAACGTGATATTGAAGAGATGTTAGCCGGCGCCAGGGTTGAGGTTGATGAAAGGAAGGAAGATCCTCTCGATTTTGCACTCTGGAAGTCATCGAAGCCGGGAGAGCCTGAATGGAGCAGTCCATGGGGTGGAGGAAGGCCAGGATGGCATATTGAGTGTTCTGCCATGTCTATGAAGTATCTTGGACAGACATTTGATATCCACGGCGGCGGTAAGGATCTGATATTCCCTCATCATGAGAATGAGATTGCACAGAGTGAGGCATCTTCAGGAAGAAGATTAGCAACGTACTGGATACACAATGGTTTTGTAAATGTAAATCAGGAGAAGATGTCCAAGTCCCTGGGGAACTTCTTTACCATTAAAGAGGTGTTTGATAAGTACCCATATTCTCAGGCCGTGACTTCAGAAGTGCTCAGATATTTCCTTATTTCAAATCACTATAGAAGCCCTGTTGACTTTTCTGACTATGGTATGAAATCTTCACATGCAGCGCTTGACGGTTTTTATACGACTTTACAGAAGGTCAAAGAGGCCTGTAATGGGACAGTGGAAGATTCACCGGATGATGACAGTATCATCTCTGCAATAGAAATATGTAAAAAGGAAATTATTGAAGCAATGGATGATGATTTTAATACTGCGGCAGCGATTGGAAGTCTGCAAAAATTAAGAAGAGAGGTAAATACGAATATTGAATATGGGCTTTCCAGGAACACTTCAGGGAAAATATCAGATCTATTCAGTACCTTTAACGCAATTACCGGACTTTTTTCTATTGAGCCGGTTAAATGGGAATTTCTAAAGATTGAGATAAATGCAGAAGCCGGAAACTGTAAAGTTGAGGGGGCTGATGCTAATTTCAATATTTCTTTTTCAGATGATGATATCCGGAAACTTATCATGGAACGTGAGGATGCGAGAAGGAGAAAGGACTGGAAGCTATCTGATGAGATACGTATGACTTTGTCGGCAGCAGGGATAATACTGGAAGACAGGCCGGATGGTACTACAAGGATAAAACGTTGA
- the tuf gene encoding elongation factor Tu (EF-Tu; promotes GTP-dependent binding of aminoacyl-tRNA to the A-site of ribosomes during protein biosynthesis; when the tRNA anticodon matches the mRNA codon, GTP hydrolysis results; the inactive EF-Tu-GDP leaves the ribosome and release of GDP is promoted by elongation factor Ts; many prokaryotes have two copies of the gene encoding EF-Tu) has protein sequence MAKAKFERKKPHINVGTIGHVDHGKTTLTAAITMLLHKRGLA, from the coding sequence ATGGCAAAGGCGAAGTTTGAGAGGAAGAAGCCGCATATAAATGTAGGGACGATAGGACATGTAGATCATGGAAAGACTACATTGACAGCTGCGATAACGATGTTATTGCATAAGCGTGGTCTGGCGG
- a CDS encoding MerR family transcriptional regulator, translating to MKLFYKISEASKATGLEAYVLRYWETEFPEIAPRKSKGGQRVYEQKDIDKILKIKKMLYEEGLTIAGARKKLGEYLNKDAPEKPNIAVIDKAIDELQGVLNILKI from the coding sequence GTGAAATTGTTTTACAAAATAAGTGAGGCCAGTAAAGCTACAGGCCTTGAAGCATACGTATTACGTTATTGGGAGACAGAATTCCCTGAAATTGCTCCAAGAAAAAGTAAGGGTGGACAGAGGGTTTACGAACAAAAAGATATAGATAAAATTCTTAAGATTAAGAAAATGCTTTATGAGGAAGGTCTTACAATAGCCGGTGCAAGAAAAAAACTTGGAGAATATCTTAACAAGGATGCACCTGAAAAACCTAATATAGCGGTTATTGACAAGGCAATAGATGAATTGCAGGGAGTCTTGAATATCCTGAAAATATAG
- the rlmB gene encoding 23S rRNA (guanosine(2251)-2'-O)-methyltransferase RlmB: MSNNKEGLFGINTLLEALRSGARDFEKIYVARGLHGKGIDEVVRICKANGIYIHFEGREVIDRLSGTSKNQGVLGLAAAKQYSSVDDILELSHKRNEKPFILILDGVEDPRNLGAIIRTAECAGVHGIIIPKHRSSGLTDAVARTSAGAIEYLHIAKVTNISQTIERLKKQGVWVYGLDMDGEKEYDQISYTEPLAIVVGGEGKGVRDLVRKTCDEIVRIPLLGKVSSLNVSVAAGIILFEIAKRQRP, from the coding sequence TTGAGTAATAACAAGGAGGGGTTATTTGGAATCAATACGCTTCTTGAGGCACTCAGGTCCGGTGCAAGAGATTTTGAGAAGATTTATGTCGCAAGAGGTCTTCATGGCAAGGGTATTGATGAAGTTGTCAGGATCTGTAAGGCCAACGGCATTTATATCCATTTTGAGGGAAGGGAGGTAATTGACAGGCTGTCAGGCACTTCCAAGAATCAGGGTGTGCTTGGTCTGGCCGCTGCAAAACAATACTCATCTGTTGACGATATCCTTGAATTATCACACAAGAGAAATGAGAAACCATTTATCCTTATACTTGATGGGGTTGAAGACCCCAGAAATCTTGGGGCCATAATCAGGACGGCAGAGTGTGCCGGTGTACATGGGATCATTATCCCTAAACATCGCTCCTCAGGTTTGACAGATGCAGTTGCCAGGACATCAGCAGGGGCGATTGAATATCTTCATATTGCGAAGGTTACAAATATATCTCAAACGATTGAGCGATTAAAAAAGCAAGGCGTCTGGGTTTATGGACTTGATATGGATGGAGAAAAAGAGTATGATCAAATATCCTATACTGAACCTCTGGCAATTGTGGTTGGAGGAGAGGGTAAAGGCGTAAGGGACTTGGTCCGTAAGACGTGTGATGAGATTGTCAGGATACCACTTTTGGGAAAAGTCAGCTCACTTAATGTCTCCGTTGCTGCCGGAATAATCCTGTTTGAAATAGCCAAAAGACAAAGACCATAA
- the surE gene encoding 5'/3'-nucleotidase SurE, giving the protein MLILVSNDDGVQSPGIRILADTLRSMGEVYIIAPDRERSAASHALTLHKPLRLDNLGNNIYAVNGTPTDCINLGVNGLLHRKPDLVVSGINRGGNLGDDVTYSGTVSAAFEGTLLGIPSFAISQVAESDYKFETAAKFALQLAMMIKEKSLPPEVLLNVNVPNLDTSSIKGIRITHQGKRIYDKNAVVEKVDPRGRKYYWIGGSRLSWEDTKDSDFSAIENDMISITPLRLDLTEFNVIKELRNWESALDDGLKAKVLDQG; this is encoded by the coding sequence ATGTTAATCTTAGTCTCCAATGATGACGGGGTTCAATCACCGGGAATCCGTATCTTAGCTGATACCCTCAGGTCTATGGGAGAGGTGTATATAATAGCGCCTGACAGGGAGCGATCAGCTGCAAGTCACGCCCTGACTCTCCATAAACCATTACGTCTTGATAACCTTGGAAATAACATCTATGCAGTTAATGGAACTCCTACAGATTGCATTAATCTTGGCGTAAATGGTTTACTGCACAGAAAGCCTGACCTTGTTGTTTCAGGGATAAACAGGGGTGGTAACCTGGGAGATGATGTCACATATTCAGGTACTGTCTCGGCTGCATTTGAGGGGACACTCCTCGGGATCCCTTCGTTTGCAATCTCACAGGTGGCTGAAAGTGATTATAAATTTGAAACTGCGGCAAAATTTGCCCTTCAACTGGCGATGATGATTAAAGAGAAGTCACTTCCTCCTGAGGTGCTGCTAAATGTTAATGTTCCCAATCTTGATACCTCATCTATCAAAGGTATCAGGATCACACATCAGGGAAAAAGGATATATGATAAGAATGCGGTTGTTGAGAAGGTTGATCCGCGCGGCAGGAAATATTACTGGATTGGTGGCAGCAGGCTTTCATGGGAAGATACGAAAGACAGTGATTTTTCTGCAATTGAAAATGACATGATTTCTATTACACCCTTACGGCTCGACCTGACTGAGTTTAATGTCATTAAGGAGCTTCGCAACTGGGAGTCTGCACTTGATGATGGACTTAAGGCGAAGGTATTAGATCAGGGATGA
- a CDS encoding protein-L-isoaspartate(D-aspartate) O-methyltransferase — translation MNFEAQRNAMVDEQIIRRGVKDGRVLSAMRKVPRHLFAGKELEWRAYGDYALSIGEGQTISQPYMVAVMTEALELKGDEKVLEIGTGSGYQSAVLAELAGSVYTVERITPLARRAETLMNELGYLNVFFRIANGTLGWKEESPFDGIIVTAGAPVIPETLLEQLSDGGRLIIPVGDKYTQMLTRVVKTAKGKVTTHLMPCVFVPLVGEHGWGIS, via the coding sequence ATTAACTTTGAGGCACAGCGTAACGCGATGGTTGATGAGCAGATAATCAGGCGTGGTGTAAAGGACGGGCGGGTACTGTCTGCCATGAGGAAAGTCCCGAGGCATCTTTTTGCAGGGAAGGAGCTTGAATGGCGGGCATACGGAGATTACGCCCTTTCGATTGGCGAGGGGCAGACGATATCGCAGCCTTATATGGTGGCTGTTATGACCGAGGCACTGGAACTGAAGGGAGATGAAAAAGTACTTGAGATAGGTACTGGCTCAGGTTATCAATCGGCTGTGCTCGCAGAGCTGGCCGGCTCTGTTTATACAGTAGAAAGGATAACTCCGCTCGCAAGGCGTGCTGAAACACTGATGAATGAACTTGGATATCTTAATGTGTTTTTCAGGATAGCCAACGGGACATTGGGGTGGAAAGAAGAGTCACCATTTGATGGCATTATTGTAACTGCCGGGGCGCCGGTCATCCCGGAGACACTGCTTGAACAGCTTTCCGATGGCGGCAGGCTTATAATTCCAGTAGGTGACAAGTATACGCAGATGTTAACAAGGGTAGTTAAAACGGCTAAAGGTAAAGTGACAACGCATCTCATGCCGTGCGTATTCGTACCGCTTGTTGGTGAACATGGATGGGGTATTTCATAG